A DNA window from Pseudomonadota bacterium contains the following coding sequences:
- the cbiQ gene encoding cobalt ECF transporter T component CbiQ has protein sequence MIEISHIELPLWQLPVFILIPVALLAVTIAVLRRIAYKQSVPEEERDWSVPAIDEAVSKSPFYLWDVRFKIVTILIFSFIIASLKNLTPALVAICISSLVLLVARVSFSKTLLRLLAISGFISMFFIVMPLSVPVHSKDTLVVFGNIDWLVFNLRGLLLAATIAGKAIAITLLMEPLLSTAPLPVTLHGLSRLGVPEMAGQMVLLSYRYLHVFRHEAKRMSSGMHVRGFKKHTNMQTLRALSNFLGMLLVRSFERTERVFDAMRARGYKGRFPEPAGLKLKTSDIVISAIWLAAGIALIIYDRIICHTIY, from the coding sequence ATGATTGAAATAAGCCATATCGAACTGCCATTATGGCAGCTGCCGGTTTTTATACTGATTCCGGTAGCACTTCTTGCTGTAACAATAGCTGTTTTAAGGCGCATCGCATACAAGCAAAGCGTGCCTGAAGAAGAACGTGACTGGTCGGTACCGGCAATTGATGAAGCCGTTTCAAAATCACCATTTTATCTCTGGGATGTTCGCTTTAAAATTGTGACAATACTTATCTTCAGTTTTATTATTGCATCACTTAAAAATCTGACACCGGCACTTGTTGCAATTTGTATCTCATCGCTTGTACTTCTTGTTGCAAGGGTTTCTTTTTCCAAAACTCTTCTAAGACTTCTTGCAATATCAGGTTTTATCAGCATGTTTTTTATAGTAATGCCTTTATCAGTGCCAGTTCACAGCAAAGATACGCTTGTTGTTTTTGGTAATATTGATTGGCTTGTTTTTAACCTTAGAGGTTTGCTGCTTGCTGCTACTATTGCCGGAAAGGCTATAGCAATTACTTTATTAATGGAGCCTCTTTTATCAACCGCTCCCCTTCCTGTAACCCTGCACGGGCTCTCCAGGCTGGGCGTTCCGGAAATGGCCGGACAGATGGTTTTATTAAGCTACCGGTATTTACATGTCTTTCGTCATGAAGCCAAACGTATGTCTTCCGGAATGCATGTAAGAGGTTTTAAAAAACATACCAACATGCAAACTTTGCGAGCTTTGTCCAATTTTCTCGGAATGCTTTTAGTGCGAAGCTTTGAAAGAACCGAACGGGTTTTTGATGCAATGCGTGCACGCGGATACAAGGGACGTTTTCCCGAACCTGCCGGGTTGAAGCTGAAGACAAGTGATATTGTAATTTCAGCAATCTGGCTTGCAGCAGGAATTGCGCTTATCATTTACGACCGTATTATATGCCATACAATATATTAA